In Marinobacter sp. LQ44, the following are encoded in one genomic region:
- the prsK gene encoding XrtA/PEP-CTERM system histidine kinase PrsK: MLRDISVISYGAAAALFAVLSVLIATRYLRRDLDRALFLAALVTTLWASTLVSQSLWGHPGFFVRYLLELLRDTAWILLLFAMLRDAFRQGKLASQLKKVLGASLFILIATLLTLGSLEFILGVALLDGKTKVIGQIALALLGLSLVEQIWRNAPGFGRSSMKYLCIGVATIFTFDFFMYADALLFGKVADSFWNARGFVNAALMPLFAVNIINTRKQPVDFQLSRSAVFHVGTFLFAGGYLLFLAVGGYYVRALGGAWGEAMQVLFISVSLAFLVTLLLSRRIRAKLMVFISQNFFDYKYDYRNEWLRMTRELADLSNDPPLPERVIRILAGLVESNAGAIWLRSDQGDYLLNASVNLATPKYTIIDSDSELVRFFTDREWIIDLNEYRSDPISYNLLEIPDPITNTPDAWLIIPLYLGNELYGVAMVGRPYSKVELNWENFDLIKVVARQTCNLLAQMDAQNRLSRAMQFEAVSKASAFMVHDLKTLIAQLSLLVKNAPKHRNNPAFIDDMIATTDHAVRKMANLVDHIRKPSNPAEENRSPINLTELVQELIAHHSHRAPAPALQGSPDNIFVSADKEQLRSVLGHLLQNAQDATPANGDISINLKTAKGNVVIFIQDTGTGMTDDFIRSQLFKPFESTKGLTGMGIGAYQAREYIQELGGNIDVTSEPGVGSCFSVRVPLLTSEAEIRAAAPSVPIQETVHPQKTVN; the protein is encoded by the coding sequence ATGCTCAGGGACATCAGCGTGATCAGCTACGGTGCGGCGGCGGCATTGTTCGCGGTGCTGTCCGTATTGATCGCTACACGTTATCTCCGGCGGGATCTTGACCGCGCCCTGTTTCTTGCGGCGTTGGTCACCACCTTGTGGGCAAGCACCCTGGTCTCCCAGAGCCTTTGGGGGCACCCCGGCTTTTTCGTACGTTACCTGCTTGAACTGCTCAGAGATACGGCCTGGATCCTGCTACTGTTCGCCATGCTGCGGGATGCTTTTCGCCAGGGCAAGCTCGCCAGCCAGCTCAAAAAAGTGCTTGGCGCCTCCCTCTTCATTCTGATCGCAACCCTGCTGACCCTTGGCAGCCTTGAATTTATCCTTGGCGTCGCCCTGCTGGATGGCAAAACCAAAGTCATCGGGCAAATCGCTCTGGCCCTGCTCGGGCTGTCACTGGTGGAACAGATCTGGCGCAACGCCCCCGGCTTTGGCCGGTCCTCCATGAAATACCTCTGCATTGGTGTTGCCACCATCTTCACCTTTGACTTCTTCATGTACGCCGATGCCCTGCTGTTCGGCAAAGTCGCCGATTCGTTCTGGAATGCCAGGGGCTTCGTCAACGCTGCATTAATGCCGCTGTTTGCCGTCAACATTATCAATACCCGCAAACAACCGGTGGATTTCCAGCTTTCGCGCTCCGCGGTATTCCATGTGGGCACCTTCCTGTTCGCCGGCGGGTACCTGTTGTTCCTTGCCGTAGGTGGTTACTACGTTCGCGCCCTGGGGGGAGCGTGGGGCGAAGCCATGCAGGTGCTGTTCATCAGCGTTTCCCTGGCATTTCTGGTCACCCTGTTATTGTCGAGGCGAATCCGGGCCAAGCTGATGGTGTTCATCAGCCAGAACTTTTTCGACTACAAGTACGATTACCGGAACGAATGGCTGAGAATGACCCGTGAACTGGCCGACCTGAGCAATGATCCTCCCCTGCCCGAGCGCGTAATCCGAATTCTCGCAGGCCTGGTGGAGAGCAACGCTGGCGCCATCTGGCTTCGCAGCGACCAGGGCGACTACCTGCTGAATGCGAGCGTGAACCTCGCCACGCCCAAATACACCATTATCGATAGTGATTCGGAACTGGTCCGTTTTTTCACGGATCGGGAGTGGATTATTGATCTGAACGAATACCGGTCCGACCCGATAAGCTACAACCTGCTCGAGATTCCTGACCCCATCACCAACACCCCAGACGCCTGGCTGATTATTCCCCTGTACCTTGGCAACGAGCTTTACGGCGTTGCCATGGTGGGGCGCCCCTATTCGAAAGTTGAGTTGAACTGGGAAAACTTCGACCTGATCAAAGTGGTAGCCCGACAGACCTGTAACCTGCTCGCCCAGATGGATGCCCAGAACCGCCTCTCGCGGGCCATGCAGTTCGAGGCTGTGAGTAAAGCCTCAGCATTTATGGTGCACGACTTGAAAACCCTGATTGCACAGCTGTCGCTGCTGGTTAAAAACGCCCCCAAGCATCGGAACAACCCGGCGTTTATCGACGACATGATCGCCACCACAGACCACGCAGTACGCAAAATGGCCAACCTCGTGGACCACATTCGTAAACCTTCCAACCCGGCGGAAGAAAACCGGAGCCCGATAAACCTGACCGAACTGGTCCAGGAGCTGATCGCCCATCACAGCCACCGGGCGCCGGCACCTGCCCTGCAAGGCAGCCCAGACAACATCTTTGTGTCTGCAGATAAAGAACAGCTGCGGAGCGTGCTCGGCCACCTGTTGCAGAATGCTCAGGATGCAACCCCGGCAAACGGCGACATATCCATCAACCTTAAAACCGCCAAAGGCAATGTTGTGATCTTCATTCAGGACACTGGCACCGGCATGACCGACGACTTCATCCGCAGCCAGCTGTTCAAACCATTCGAGAGCACAAAGGGCCTGACCGGCATGGGAATTGGCGCCTACCAGGCCAGAGAATACATTCAGGAATTAGGCGGCAATATTGATGTCACCAGTGAGCCAGGCGTTGGGTCTTGCTTCTCCGTCAGGGTTCCTCTGCTCACGTCCGAAGCCGAAATACGGGCTGCGGCCCCGAGTGTGCCAATTCAGGAAACCGTACACCCACAGAAAACCGTCAACTAA
- a CDS encoding SDR family oxidoreductase, with translation MTTKRRPHILVTGAAGALAQQVISRLKETCDLVAADFREQVYLGDDIPSYCIDFNKRVFEDLFRRYKFDGVIHLGRILSSQLTRMRRYNANVLGTQKLLDLSQKYGIRRVIVLSTYHVYGAVAYNPALIDESAPLKSAGLSADLVDSVELENLANIYLWRYPELNITILRPCNIVGPGVRNSMSSLLGSSRAPVLAGFSPMMQFIHIDDMADAIVLAWNKPVKGVFNVAPQDWVAYQQALKLCGCQRIPLPSIPPVVPKAISRILNLRSFPSYLMAFFKYPVVIDGRAFAREFGFTPRRQLKDIFRYYRDNKRPV, from the coding sequence ATGACCACCAAACGCAGACCCCACATCCTCGTGACTGGTGCCGCCGGCGCCCTGGCTCAACAGGTCATCAGCCGCCTCAAGGAAACCTGCGACCTGGTCGCCGCCGATTTCCGTGAGCAGGTGTACCTCGGAGATGACATCCCCAGCTATTGCATCGACTTCAACAAGCGGGTTTTCGAGGACCTGTTCAGGCGATATAAGTTTGACGGCGTGATCCACCTGGGCCGGATACTGTCCAGCCAGCTCACCCGCATGCGCCGCTATAACGCCAACGTGCTGGGCACGCAGAAGTTGCTGGATCTTTCCCAGAAGTACGGTATTCGCCGGGTGATTGTTCTCTCCACTTACCACGTATACGGCGCCGTCGCCTACAACCCGGCCCTGATTGACGAATCCGCCCCCCTCAAAAGCGCGGGCCTGAGCGCGGATCTTGTGGATTCCGTGGAACTGGAGAACCTGGCCAACATTTACCTCTGGCGCTATCCGGAGCTGAACATCACCATTCTTCGGCCATGCAACATCGTGGGCCCCGGTGTGCGAAATTCCATGAGCTCACTGCTCGGCAGCTCCCGGGCTCCGGTGCTGGCCGGCTTCTCGCCGATGATGCAATTCATCCACATAGACGACATGGCAGATGCCATCGTACTGGCCTGGAACAAACCCGTAAAAGGCGTGTTCAACGTCGCCCCCCAGGATTGGGTAGCCTATCAACAGGCCCTGAAACTTTGCGGATGCCAGCGCATTCCGCTGCCATCCATTCCACCCGTCGTTCCCAAGGCAATTTCAAGAATTCTGAACCTCAGGAGCTTCCCGAGTTACCTGATGGCGTTCTTCAAGTACCCGGTGGTGATTGATGGCCGAGCCTTTGCCAGGGAATTCGGGTTTACCCCCAGGCGTCAGTTGAAGGATATTTTCCGTTACTATCGGGACAACAAACGGCCAGTGTGA
- a CDS encoding lysophospholipid acyltransferase family protein, protein MGLASFLKSRLVPAELDQQIERIRKPIGSLGYDPWGYNNEAIKYGFSLTRQIYEKYFRVQASGVDNVPAEGPVLIIANHSGQLPLDGLLIGYALASRKDNPRIPRAMIERFFPTVPWLGNLLNEMGAVLGDPVNCAKMLENNEAVIVFPEGVRGSGKLYRDRYQLKRFGNGFMHLAMKYNATIVPVGVVGCEETIPAIANIKPLANALGVPYVPVALPVILPAKVHLNFGPPMHFDNTEIPEEQVTERVEAVKAEISRLIDKGLSERKRLF, encoded by the coding sequence ATGGGCCTGGCATCGTTTCTCAAATCCAGGCTGGTACCAGCCGAACTGGACCAGCAGATAGAGCGAATACGCAAGCCAATCGGTTCCCTGGGCTACGACCCCTGGGGTTATAACAACGAGGCCATCAAGTACGGCTTCTCCCTTACCCGGCAGATCTACGAGAAGTACTTCCGTGTTCAGGCCTCTGGCGTTGACAATGTGCCCGCCGAAGGCCCGGTTCTGATCATTGCCAACCATTCCGGCCAGCTCCCCCTGGATGGCCTCCTTATCGGCTATGCTTTGGCATCACGAAAAGACAACCCCCGCATTCCCCGGGCCATGATCGAGCGGTTCTTTCCCACCGTGCCCTGGCTGGGCAACCTGCTCAATGAGATGGGCGCCGTTCTTGGGGACCCGGTCAATTGCGCCAAGATGCTGGAGAACAATGAAGCGGTGATCGTCTTCCCCGAAGGCGTTCGCGGCTCCGGCAAACTGTACCGTGACCGTTACCAGCTCAAGCGCTTCGGTAACGGCTTCATGCATTTGGCAATGAAATACAACGCGACGATTGTTCCGGTAGGTGTGGTGGGTTGCGAGGAAACCATCCCTGCCATTGCCAATATAAAGCCACTGGCCAATGCACTGGGCGTGCCCTACGTTCCGGTGGCACTGCCCGTGATTCTTCCGGCCAAGGTACACCTGAACTTCGGCCCACCCATGCATTTCGACAATACCGAAATCCCGGAAGAACAGGTGACCGAGCGGGTGGAAGCCGTCAAGGCTGAAATCAGCCGATTGATCGACAAAGGGCTTAGTGAAAGGAAAAGGCTGTTCTGA
- a CDS encoding D-hexose-6-phosphate mutarotase: MSESSNKPPVSVTPGQWSFTRWQTIGQLEALEVHHPLFQATIFLQGAHLTHFSPRDQNNWLWLSELAKFQPGRPIRGGIPICWPWFGDPAKNPPEIRKRVHEPTAHGFARTALWRLEDVRESAHEVEISLSLKANEDFAEQWDGHALVLATFSFSVRGCQVALTTTNLSRQPLAFSQALHTYLPTADISRTRVLGLGNSQYIDTLKDWEYCTQEGPVYFEGETDRIYESGEPLTVVTPLGKRKLTSVGSDSTVVWNPGPDKSARLSDFPGNGWQKMLCVETANAAGDYRVLNEGQSHTLGVLIGRI; encoded by the coding sequence ATGTCTGAAAGCAGTAACAAACCACCGGTCTCGGTTACACCGGGACAATGGTCGTTCACCCGCTGGCAAACCATCGGCCAGCTTGAGGCCCTGGAGGTGCACCATCCTCTGTTTCAGGCCACTATTTTCCTCCAAGGCGCACACCTGACTCACTTTTCCCCACGGGACCAGAACAATTGGCTGTGGCTGAGTGAGCTGGCCAAATTCCAACCGGGCCGGCCAATCCGGGGTGGCATTCCAATTTGCTGGCCCTGGTTTGGCGACCCAGCCAAAAACCCGCCGGAAATCCGCAAGCGGGTTCATGAACCGACTGCACACGGTTTCGCCCGCACCGCCCTTTGGCGCCTGGAGGATGTGCGCGAGAGTGCCCATGAAGTGGAAATCAGCCTGTCGCTGAAAGCCAACGAGGATTTCGCCGAGCAATGGGATGGCCACGCACTGGTGCTGGCCACGTTCAGTTTCTCGGTCAGGGGTTGCCAGGTTGCACTGACCACCACCAACCTCTCACGCCAGCCACTGGCGTTCAGCCAGGCGCTGCACACCTATTTACCAACCGCTGACATCAGCCGCACCCGCGTGCTTGGCCTTGGCAACAGTCAGTACATAGACACCCTGAAAGACTGGGAGTATTGCACTCAGGAAGGCCCGGTCTATTTCGAGGGTGAAACCGACAGAATCTATGAATCCGGCGAGCCCCTTACAGTGGTGACACCGCTTGGCAAACGCAAGCTGACCTCGGTGGGCAGTGATTCGACCGTGGTGTGGAATCCCGGCCCGGACAAATCTGCCCGGCTTTCGGACTTCCCCGGCAATGGCTGGCAAAAAATGCTGTGTGTCGAAACAGCCAATGCCGCGGGCGATTATCGGGTGTTGAATGAGGGCCAGAGCCACACTCTAGGTGTACTGATCGGCCGCATCTGA
- a CDS encoding 2OG-Fe(II) oxygenase, giving the protein MDSDSQSAVIVPLPEPRLEHGQGHFDQVVGEGSLAGTAGAHDVDRVDARWLDQLADGLSEHAWLELDLADRLPEGLVPALLNEVKILERTQAMSRAGIGRGADLVKDRSVRRDSIAWLEGFTEPQASLFRFLDQLMAGLNQRLFLGLKRYEAHYATYQAGDFYKCHLDSFRGRASRMISLVLYLNDDWGLEDGGELQVFSPREEDRAIGLVRPEAGRAVLFLSEEVPHEVLPARRTRYSIACWFRQDEVPLPL; this is encoded by the coding sequence ATGGATTCTGATAGCCAGAGCGCGGTTATTGTTCCACTGCCGGAGCCTCGGCTCGAACATGGCCAGGGACATTTCGATCAGGTAGTGGGCGAGGGCTCGCTGGCGGGCACTGCGGGCGCGCACGATGTTGATCGCGTTGACGCAAGGTGGCTGGATCAATTGGCGGATGGCTTGAGCGAGCACGCCTGGCTGGAGCTGGATCTTGCTGATCGCCTGCCGGAGGGCTTGGTGCCGGCCCTGCTCAATGAGGTGAAGATTCTCGAACGCACCCAAGCGATGAGCCGGGCGGGTATCGGGCGCGGAGCGGATCTGGTCAAGGATCGCAGCGTTCGGCGAGACAGTATTGCCTGGCTGGAAGGGTTCACCGAACCGCAGGCAAGTCTTTTCAGGTTTCTGGACCAGTTGATGGCTGGTCTCAATCAAAGGCTGTTTCTCGGGCTTAAACGGTATGAAGCGCATTATGCGACCTATCAGGCCGGCGACTTTTACAAGTGCCACCTCGACAGCTTTCGCGGGCGAGCGTCCCGGATGATCAGCCTGGTGCTTTACCTGAATGACGACTGGGGCCTGGAAGACGGCGGCGAATTGCAGGTGTTCAGCCCACGGGAAGAGGATAGGGCGATTGGCCTTGTGCGCCCGGAAGCTGGCCGTGCCGTACTCTTCCTGAGCGAGGAAGTGCCCCATGAGGTGCTGCCGGCAAGGCGAACCCGTTATAGCATTGCCTGCTGGTTTCGGCAGGATGAAGTGCCCTTGCCGCTCTAG